The DNA segment GAGAGCAGGCCGGCCAGCAGCATGGCCATTGGAAACGTTTGCGCCGTTACGCTCGGCAGCTTGAACACGATTAGCTTGAGAACCGCGCCAGTCGACGCGCCCTTCACAATGAGGTCGGTGGCCTGGGGCAGGTAGGCGGCGGCGAATACCAGCACCAGGAACATGAAGAAGCCATTCACAAACGGCCCGATCAGGTCAATGGCTACAAGGCGGTCAACGAGGCGCAGCATCATCGCCCTCGCTCTCGTCGGGATTGGGCGGCACGGCATACTGCCACATGCGCTCACCAAAGTAGAAGGAGCGTGCTTCGGGGTTGCTCATCAACTCCTCCGAGGGCCCCTCAGCACGCTTGCGGCCATCCGCCACAATATAGGCGCGCTCGGTAATCCTAAGCATCGCCAGCACGTTATGGTCGGTAATCAGGATGCCGATGCCGCGCTCATGCGCCAGCCTCCGGATGATGTTCTCGATATCCTCGATGGCTTTCGGATCAACACCGGTGAAGGGCTCGTCCAGCAGGATGAACTTCGGTTCTGCCGCCAGCGCCCGTGCGATCTCCACACGCCGCCGCTCACCGCCCGAAAGGGTGCGTCCCAGGTCGTTCCGAAGGCGTTCGATATTCAGTTCATGCAGCAGGCTCGCGGTAATCTCG comes from the Armatimonadota bacterium genome and includes:
- the lptB gene encoding LPS export ABC transporter ATP-binding protein encodes the protein MAVDAAPRTEIQLCAESLVKRYGKRNVVDGISIEVSKGEVVGLLGPNGAGKTTTFYMIVGLVRPNGGHITMGGIDITRQPMYRRARAGIAYLPQEPSVFRNLTVEQNLLLVLEVRGMPLQKRREITASLLHELNIERLRNDLGRTLSGGERRRVEIARALAAEPKFILLDEPFTGVDPKAIEDIENIIRRLAHERGIGILITDHNVLAMLRITERAYIVADGRKRAEGPSEELMSNPEARSFYFGERMWQYAVPPNPDESEGDDAAPR